TAAGTCCATGTGTTCCGTCGATACAAATTACATCTTCTGAGTATTTGTCTAACACTTCCAGTTGACCAGGATGCATAACAATTAACAGaaaatcttcattttttaaaCAAGGAAAATCATTACATAAAGCCCCTTGTGGcttgtaatataaaattattcCACTATTCTTGGTTTCTTCAATCCAGGATTCAATACTTATAACTTCATTTTTATGGCGAattccatcagaatttaaattaAAAGTTTGTGATATATTATGAAGATCTTTTCTTGTTAAGATATGCATCCTTTCCAACTTATTATTAGTTACAGAATCTCTAATCTCATCTAATATGGAAACAAGAGGAATTTTCGAAGCAATTTTACTAGCTATTTCTATTTTCTCGTTTTTAGCAATATTCAAATGACCCAAGTCATTGTCATGACCAATGTGagtttgtataaaattaattttaacattgCCATTTTCTGGTAAAATACAAACTTTCAATCGAGAAGGACATATTCCATTAATTTTTCTGCTTCCTTTGGTTTTTAAACATCGCATATCCTTACCCTTTTTCACATAAAAACCTGAACGATGGCAAATATAACTCTGTTTCTTAATGCCCTCTGCAGTCGTATATGGATGACTGTATGTGACATATGAAGAAAATTCTTTTTTTTCCATGTCAGTTTTCCATTTTTGAAATTCTAGTTCACTAGAAAAGTGAAGATCTTGTTGCTCTATTTTAATGGCATGATATTCTTCGAAATGAAGAATTAAATTGGACTTTATAGAATTTTCGTAGTTACACAAACTGCACTTGAAGTTTTGTTGCTTTTTTCCAATATCACTGTCTTTTGCatgaatttttttatgttttctaagaTTTTGTAAATGTGAAAACTTTTTCTGGCATTCACTGCATTGATATGGGCAAATGAcgtcaaaataattgtcaaagttaatttaaatttggaaatctctccgaaaaatattaatttttggcggattatttgatttataccgttctaatttagttttgtttagttttgttaaacttttccttatttagtttacattttgaaagtgttcataagttaaacgttacttgaaaactcctctatggagtcatctagtggaggcgaaccgcctgatattgagaattcgatggatagtagctgtgatttacaagatttaaatggatttctacccaaccagcctcaaaataagataagtagtagtattaatcttaacaatattaatgaaaaacaaaatactttagtaaactcagatcaaccagaaaaaaccaggcctatttatttatacgaaaaaattgatttaggacctttttacattttcattgaaaactccagtttaaattttacaggaaaattaaacgctgttaaaataggcgagatcctatttacgttacatccagaaattgacaattatataaaaaaaattgactcaatcggacgcaaccgagttagggtctcatttaaaaattatagtagcgcaaatgctttagttacttccaaattccttattcaaaaaaatctgaccgcatacattccaaaatttcaattgtttaaactaggtgtagtaagggatatagattcagatatatcggaagaatatcttaaaaatagaataaaggaatttgatcaccattgcaaattctcggttgagtatgtgaaacgaataacaagaaaaatagtagcagatgacaaagtaatatttaatccaacaaaatcagttattgtgtcttttaaatgccagaatataccaaagtatgtagtaattaatcatgtcttacacactgttgaaaaataccagcaaaaggtaattatctgttaccactgctataggtatgggcacatgagtaagcagtgtaaaagtaatcctcgctgttttaagtgtcatgaatctcacctttccgattcttgtcctttatcatcgtttaacaaaaaatgtctatcctgtgaaggtgaacacttcactaatgaatgggagatatgcccagaatttgatcgccaaaagaaaataaaacattatatgtctgaaaacagcttatcttttaaggaaacaattaaactctttcctaagataacttatgcatctatagcagccaataattcctcaataaattctcatcaaactccaaatatgaatgcaccatcctcttcatattcctttactcaattgtccacgtctcaaacatcttccaatcagttcgctctaccttcagtttcaaatagatatacaataataaaaccaccaaaatacaaacgacctatctcttcctcaccagaccaagtaacaatggaacatcaaaaaataataaagttaaaccccatgtccaacagacctggtggtattatcacctcttcttcgtatcaatctacatttaatccagaacaaggatctaaaatacatgaaccatcaaaagaattaacagaattaatatcaaatatagttacaagtattatctcgaatataaatcacaaaaattttgaaattccagaaaaatcagttctagtaaattcaattcaatcagttttaagttctctcttatataataatgaatagattggtaatttgtcaatggaattgtagatcggctaactctaatagagaaaaccttatccacctattagaagaccagaaagttgatatcgcattattatcagaaactagatttaaaccagaaaagtattataactttcacgggtacaatattgtcagagacgaccgcttttcagtaactgttggcggtggctcagcaattttaataaattcaaacctatattacgaggaagtcaccatgaaagtagatttaataaacgtcaataaagtagcaataaaaataaagtttaagtcatatactgtcacatttatatctatgtatgttcccccaggaaccaagttattgttacaacaatggaacaatttcataacatctatagaaagaccatttataataggaggtgaccttaatgctcaccacattgcctggggcctagacaaccaaacagatatgaaaggtaaaatcttgatggactgtatagacgataataatttaatattcaaaaatgatggctctcctactttctttaggaacttctcgaaatcggcaatagacctgaccatttgtactcctgacttaaaccacctgatcacttggaaaacacttcaagacctatttggttcagaccatacacctataagagtagagttagaggatcaaccaactcatacatataatccatattcacaaaagtggaatttaaagaatgccgactggaaattatatgaacagtattcggaagatgtattctgtcaatttaaagatataaattcttatgaacaaattttgcacaatataaatacaactgcatcctactgcatccccaaatttaaaataaaaaaaccgacttccagaggaaaatactggtgggatttagaatgtgaagaagcagtcagaagaagacaggaaagtttttgtatattcaaagaaaatccaaaccatgaaaacctacttaagtataaaaaagatgatgcacatgtcaagaagatcactaaacaaactaaaagaaatagctggagagattatgtcggatccctaaataggtcagtccctattaaagatgtatggtcaaaagttaaccgaataaaaaatagaaaaacaaagaacaaagtccctgttattctgtcggaagcttcgtggatagaagagttccatcaaaatatcacaccgccgtctgcagaattagtaattcctgatttacaactaaatgctctgtacgactatccagaaccaatccgtttcctagtcaaaccattttctgccactgaactaaactttgcgttgaagaaaaactcaaattcagcaccaggtgccgataatatccattactcgatgctatcaaatctttcaagaattggtaagtctgcactactaaatatatataatgaaatttggatgcgccgcataaagattcctgacgattggcacgtttacactattatcccggttttaaaaccaggaaaatcatcaaagaattgggattcttaccgtccaatcggtctggcttcctgtatactaaaaacatatgagagacttattaaaaaccgtctggaattttggctagaaaagaacgacctattaccaagaagtcagtttggttttagaaaaggtaaatccacacaagatagcctctgccactttttaatagacatttatagttcctttacttataagaaagcagttagtgctttgttcttagatataaaaggggcttacgacaacgttaatcttcacatactatacgcgaaaatgttggaaataggaatacccgagatagtaacatggaacatcattaacttatacattaatcgagcagttcacgttagattaaatggagatcaatctaactcccgatacacatctttgggactacctcagggtagcatcctaagtcctatattatatatactgtatactgctgacttagatactaaacttcctcaacacataaaaatcctacagtacgctgatgatgttgcgatatatgcagaaaataagtcaatagatagatgtaataactaccttaaatcgacattgaatattataaaaaaatgggctaccgataataacttaacaatatcagagagtaaatcaaccattgttacctttactaaaaaacgatatgttcctcaaagccatctacaatttgataatactagtattccttataaaacttcaataaaatttcttggcgtatttttagactccaaattaaattggaaagaacacacaaattacatattacgaagaatggaaaatgcaatgaatatcatgaagactgtaagtgtcagtaactggggagctgatccaaacatatcaatattactatacagaaatttgataagatcaatcttagactatggatctattttttatggctcagcatcaaactctgtactccaaaaaatcgagaggatcaaaaataaggcacttaggttatgcactggttatcttcgtagcacacctatattggtcatggaatgtgagcttaatgaacctccactttcattacgcagggaatacctaagtgagaaatttatagttaaaacagcggttaacgataaactgctattaaataaaattgttcatttaaccacctcatacctaactcattattactgggaaaaaaagaaactgcttttagttgtggaaagcttcctcaacgtttctaattccattggcgacatacaccaaattgaacaaagctcgtctcgaaagctaaattatgaagattatttatctccagttaactgtcatttaagtaatattcgtgcgacagacttccttactaaaatagaccaccttcagtgtgtacaaaaaaaactgggggagttatcagaaattatatacggatggttcaaaaatggaaggaaaagttggatatgctatatattacccacaaaaaagtataaaaataaacaacagattacctgataaaatgacaattttcacagctgaactcattgcaatcaaagaagcatacaaaatatgtattaatcaaaaagaactcaattatgttatatttacagactgccaaagcattgtaaagaaattgaaatataatgtacataattttgcagaaaattatatcatcagtgacatcatagcaatgaacagtgaagctttgaaatcgggcaaaaatataatattgtgttggataaaagcacacattggtataaaaaacaacgaaatagtagatgatctggctaaaaaagcaacaacgaaggaatccactctgcatacttatcaacttcctatgggagacataatttctattatgagatctatcaaacggacgaaatggcaggaacaatacaataattcagacaaaggaaattattacaaaaaaatccagcctacacttcccatcaagacatggtttaatcaagtttccaacaaaggctttatcaaaactatttgtcgaataagaagtaatcactgtctgactccagtctacaaaagagaaataggacttgtagataatgatgaatgtttatgtggagagctagctgatctacaacatatgctattagaatgtcctttacattttattgaaatatcaaacttttttgccaatctagttcaagttaatgtacaatttccttttaatcttatataccttttacaatcaaacaatctagatgtttataaaattttgtacaaccatgttaattgtttaaaattaaagctctgagaaaaaaagaaaaaaaaaataaaaaaaaaataattaaataaaataaaaagttactaagatctaaacctccgcgaggttgaatcataataaaaaaaacagagtaaaaaaaaacagtagtactaatagttttaaatttagatactaagcatatattttgtaaaagagagaattcaaaacacattgactggccagttggttgcttaaaccagtgccaataaaacataaacacacacacgaTATGGGCAAATCTTAGATGAAGTCAGCTCGTTGATATTttctgaaataaaataaaatatgttcgCTATTGATTCCTGTATACAATAATAGCCAAAAAGCACTAAATAGAAGTTTTGTCCTCACCTGGATGAAACTTAGTGACATGCCTTTTTAAATTGGAATATTTAGAGAACCTTTTGGGACATTTGTTACAAAGTACAATAGACTTAAATGTTTTGTTGGGTGCAATTATGTCCAGTTTATCTAAAATTACAAGAATTAGGAATCATCAAATTGTAGATATAACAACGAGAAGTCATCAAGTTTGTAGATTGCATAGATATCCAGTGGATTGTTATTAATCAAAAACAACTTACCAGGATGAAACGTTTTCAGGTGACTTCTTAAATTAGAATGTTTTGAGAATGTGAGCGTACACTCCGTGCATATATGTTCCATTATATATTCCTATTTTAGccgaaatagttttaaaataatatgTAGATTTATAGTAAATAATAATCTCAAAATATTGTAGGCCTTATATAGTTTAAGAACATCTACTAGATTACTCTGACAGCAATTTATATTATGAATGTCTTGTAACATTAATTCAGCacaaatattatttactaataatacatacaaaTTTAATCAGCACAAATATTACATCAATATTTCAAATAATGTCAACAGTTGaaacataaccttattaaacataTTTGAATTTCGCGGCATTTTattttcgctgtgtctaggtacacgctaacgtgtacgcaaataaaaaagttaggtacacgcgaattaaaattcatcaagccagtgacgtcattatttagcgtgcccAATGACTTGGGCACTTAgatatatatacaaaatactgctaaaataatttttatacgtaagttaattataccagtttatattagtgtttatttttatttatacagggaatgaacttgttacgattttaatagaaaattggttataactttgtaagtaccctgtataacataataaacctttatatttttctgATATGgatatggaagttaagaagatttcgaacataaaataaaatgtagggtgctccatttaaaaaacataagtttagtCTGTCACTAtatattatcgaacgccctgtaacattttaactaattttgtaatatgaagcttaaagtttgctaaaatttttgttactaacttttattgctatctattactctAGCGGATCTACTGAGTTTTATCACACTAATTAATTgccccgtatattttatcttattacttctgctacccttaatcacgaatttttgtctcttatctttttcatactgttttagaatgttgttaaactcattaaaagaactaaataattgtccacactccatagttaattaaaaaaaaacactaaacaagtaaaaaataaggaaactctttataaatcaatattaaagtgtaaacataaaAGCGAtgacaaattctaaccacactactcgcgatacttacagatacttaataccacagcatacacgcggctcaaattagcgtgtaccaaaaagcCCAGTCctagtacacgctaaataatgacgtcactgacttaatgacgtttaagcgtgtacctaacttttttatttgcgtacacgttagcgtgtacctagacacagcgttttaTTTTACATTCTCATAGAACTGTCACAACTTTGACCTTGTGGAAGCCAAGGAgccaaaatattttataatttctagACGCGAGTGGACAAAATCGCCAAGTACCACCGTATATTTGAAAGCTGTACCAATATTTAGTGACTTATTAGGTACCATTTAGTTATATTTGACCcaaatttttgtaataataagCATTTTTAATAGATGAATTATAGATagtttttaaagttattttagaCTGTCTTATCCTGCCCAAAGCGCATATCACCCATAATTCTGTTATATGTACTGTAATAACTTTTAGGTCTGgaccccgcgtaccaaaaaaagttgattaatagcaagctggaaatttgttaatagcttaacggtgtctagtcggacaaactttgatgtacggaaacactggaacaggagaagttttaactgtggaacaggacaaaaatttggaacatcagattatgaatacgtcccatgtattttgtaggacaacttccaattgatttgttaccgtttcattaaactctcatgcaaaaatctgactgctatttatcacctgtcataattcctgtcatttgacatgttttacATGTCGGACTtcttaaaatgcccagttggtgataaatacaagtctaatttttgcatgagagtttaatgaaagggtatcaaatcaattggaagttctgtccgacaaaatatatgggacgttttTGTAGTTTGACGTTACAaacttttaaactgttccacaattaaaacttcccctctttcagtattcccatacatcaaagtttgtccgacaagacaccgttaagctattaacaaattttcagcttgctatgaatcaactttttttggtacacgaAATCCAAGccaatttttgatcttttttataattttggttttattttagaattagtcacatttttttttaattcttttcgGTCTTTGCGTAACCTTTGTGGTCATTTTGTTCTCGAAAATCCGGGGCCCCACTACTGTGCCACGTAAGCATTACGCCCGGAAAACGACGATTATTATGTTTATGAGTTACTGCCAACATTTTTCTGGGGTTATGTACGTGAGAGCACTTTTTCGTGAAAATTGTGGGCATCCCTTGAGTTCTGGATTGCGGCAGTAAATGATTTACTGCCTTATAAAGAACTTAATTAAGCTTAAGAAAATGTTAAAATCAGATTGCACTTCTATAAGATACTTTGAGTGTAAACGCAAATAGTTTAAAGTTGAGATCGCCACCTTCAgagaacaataattatttaaGTCTACATTTACGCAAAGATGACATTTTCATAAAGAAGTGACCCGATAAATAATTGCAGATTTTGGTTCTGCTATACTGGTTGAGAATAAGCTACaattataatttaacaaaaatatacgtCATTCCATAATGATCCTACCATCAAATAAGTCCATCACGACTGTTGACAATAATCTGGCAAAATATAAGATCCAATTTCAAAATTGTGAAAATCAGAAACAAGACCTGATATAGCCACAACACCAAGTCTACTGGAAACAGCAGAGataagagtactgagaagaattacaagaaatacgctgagagatcgaaagaggagtgaagacattagaccTATCATATAGGacgatagaacgccctctaacggagaataagtgaaattaattttgactcgattcaagttctctctTTAAcacaggtatgacaataccaaaaggcaccgttaggaaaatattccaatttaccgtatccctccatcctccgatagtactatttctaggtatACCTGTTGTcatgttg
This genomic window from Diabrotica virgifera virgifera chromosome 1, PGI_DIABVI_V3a contains:
- the LOC126891665 gene encoding transcriptional repressor CTCFL-like; the protein is MEHICTECTLTFSKHSNLRSHLKTFHPDKLDIIAPNKTFKSIVLCNKCPKRFSKYSNLKRHVTKFHPENINELTSSKICPYLN